A segment of the Pedobacter faecalis genome:
ACAAAAGCTACCCTTTTTGCGAACAAGCCCCGGACTAATCCCGAAGAAATGTTGGACGAGTCATGTTGCGATTGCGGCCACATAGACTTATATTTACTGCTCCGTACACTTCTTAATATAATTAAATGGCACGATTAAACCTCCTGGAAGAGACGCGCTTCGAAAAACTACCCGTTTCTGTATTTGATACTCCCCAATCTGCATCGTTGCACGTTGCAAAACGCATCGCCGGGTTGATTAAGCGAAAGCAACAGCTGAATGAACAAGCGGTGCTTGGGCTGGCGACAGGCGCAACGCCTGTCGGCGTTTATGCCGAGCTGATCAGAATGCATAAGGAGGAAGGCTTGAGCTTCAGGAACGTTACTACGTTTAATCTGGACGAATACTACCCGATGCAGCCGAATGCGGCACAGAGCTATGTTTCGTTTATGAACGAGCAACTGTTTGACCATATTGATATCGACAAGCAGAACGTGCACATTCCTGACGGCACATTGGACCTGGAAAATATACCGGTTTTTTGTCTGGATTACGAGCGAAAGATCACCGAGGCTGGGGGACTTGACATACAAGTGCTGGGGATAGGACGTACGGGCCATATCGGTTTTAACGAGCCGGGCTCTGCACCCAATTCTGGTACGCGGCTGGTAACGCTCGACGACCTGACGCGCCGGGATGCGGCCCGCGATTTTGGAGGCAAGTCTTTTGTTCCTACCAAGGCGATAACCATGGGGATAGGCACCATTTTTAAGGCCCGGGAGATCATTCTGATGGCCTGGAACAAGAAAAAAGCGCCAATCATTAAAAAGGCGGTGGAGGGCGAAATCTCGAGTGAAGTGCCGGCGACCTATCTGCAACTATCGGAGCATGTAGAGTTTATTCTGGATCAGGATGCTGCTTCTATGCTGACGCGTTTTGATACGCCATGGCTGGTGAAAGACTGTGTCTGGGACGAGAAACTGACCCGTAAGGCAGTTATCTGGCTGGCCAATCATATAGGCAAGCCTGTTTTAAAGCTTACGGAAGATGATTATAACAATAACGGTATGGCCCAGCTGGCGGTCGACCGCGGCCCGGTGTATAACATCAACATCGACATTTTTAATAAACTGCAGCATACCATTACTGGCTGGCCGGGCGGCAAGCCGAATGCCGACGATTCGCAGCGTCCGGAGCGGGCCATGCCGGCCAAGAAACGTTCCATTATTTTCTCGCCGCATCCGGATGACGATGTGATCTCGATGGGCGGAACGTTTATCAGGTTGGTCGACCAGGGTCATGATGTGCACGTAGCCTATCAGACTTCGGGCAATACGGCGGTGTGGGACGATGATGTGCTTCGCTTTGTGGAGTTTAACATCGACTTCTCCGAAAAGATGGGCCATGAGCAGCCGGAGCTGAAAAAGATGTATCAGGATATGCGGGCATTTATGGAACTCAAACGGCCGAACCAAGTCGACACCCCAGAAATTCAGACGGTTAAGGGTCTGATCAGGAAGGGTGAGGCCATCGCCGGCGCGCGGTATTGCGGTCTGGACGATGATCATATTCATTTTATGGCCCTGCCTTTTTATGAAAGCGGCAAGAGTCATAAAAACCCGGTTACCGACCTAGACGTGGAGCTTACAATGAAGCTGCTGCAGCAGGTAAAACCGCATCAGGTATTCGCGGCGGGCGATTTTGAGGATCCGCACGGCACGCATATCGTTTGTTTCAATATTATTCTGCGTGCCTTGAGGCGTTTGGCAGAAACGGAAGATTGGGTAAAGGATTGCTGGCTCTGGATGTACCGCGGCGCATGGCAGGAGTTTGAAACCCACGAGATTGAAATGGCCGTACCGCTTAGTCCGCAAGAAGTTGAACGGAAAAAGTTTGCCATCTTTAAGCATCAGTCACAAAAAGACAAGGCGGTTTTCCCTGGCGATGATGCGCGGGAGTTCTGGAAACGCGCCGAAGATCGCAATCGCGAGACGGCGCAGGCTTATGACAACCTCGGACTGGCCGACTATGAGGCTATGGAGGCGTTTGTGCGTTTCCCTTTTTTATAGTCGCCGGAAAGGTGCTCTAATAAGCGGATATCACCTTGATTGGTAATTCTTTGACTGCCTTTTGTCACTTGTGGTAATAAAAGACTATTTTAGTCGCCTGACTAACTTTTATTACCATACATGAAAAGAAGATTTAAAGTCCTGTACCTGGGTTTTGCCGCGCTGGTAATGCTTGGCGCTCCGGTATTCGGGCAAAAAAAACCGGCGCAGCCTAAGAAAGCTGTCGCCACAACCAAAAAGGCATCCGCAGCTGCCGGACAGCAAACCGGAACGCCGATTCCGGTAGATCCGAACGTGAAGATCGGAAAGCTGCCGAACGGGCTAACTTATTACATCAGGAAGAACACGGAACCAAATAAGCGCGCCGAATTGTACCTGGCAAACCGTATTGGTTCGCTGATGGAGGAAGACGACCAGCAGGGCCTGGCGCACTTTACGGAGCACATGGCTTTTAACGGCACCAAAGATTTCCCTAAAAATGAGATGATTAACTACCTGCAGAAGGCAGGAGTGCGCTTTGGGGCCGACTTAAACGCGTACACTGGTTTCGACCGGACGGTTTATCAGTTGCCCATCCCGACAGACAGTGCCGAGCTGTTTAGAACAGGTGTTAAGATTTTGGCCAACTGGGCCGGTAAGATCGTTATGGAGGCCGAGGAGATTGATAAGGAGCGCGGCGTGATCATTGAAGAGGATCGTGCGCGGGGCAAAAACGCGCAGGAACGGATGAGCAAGCAGTTGCTTCCGGTGCTGCTAAAAGATTCGCGTTATGCAAACCGGCTTCCGATCGGTAAACTGGATATCCTGCAGACCTTTACACATGACAAAATCAGAAACTTTTACCGCGACTGGTACAGGCCAAACCTACAGGCGGTGATTGCTGTCGGCGATTTTGATGTCAACGAGGTGGAACAGCTGATTAAGGCGAATTTCTCGGAGCTGACCAATCCGGCAAACCCGAGGCCGCGACTAAAGTACGACCTGCCCGACAACAAGGAGCCGCTGGTTAAGATCATCACAGATCCGGAACAGCAGTATAATGTTGCCCAGGTTATCTACAAGCAGCGCGGCGGATCGATGAAGACATTGGCCGATTATAGGAAAAGCCTGATGTATTCGATGATCAACAGTATGCTGCGTTCGCGTTTGCAGGAGATCCTTCAGAAAGACAATGCGCCTTTTATCGATGTGCAAACCAGCTATGGCCCATATCAGGGCGGTTTGGTACCGGGCATTATGGCCCTGCAGACTGGTGTAGCCTCTTCATCGGGTGCTACGCTTGAGACGGCTGTAAAAGCGGCCCTGGCAGAGAATGTGCGCGCCAGCAAATTCGGCTTCCTGCAATCGGAGCTGGATGTTGCCCGAAAGAACATCCTAGCCAGTTCGGAGAAACAGTTTAGGGAGAAAGACAAGACCTCTTCATCGGCTTTTGTACAGCAATACCTGAATCACTTTCTTACAGAGGCGCCGATTCCTTCTATTGAGTACATGTACACGCAAACTGCAAAGCTGATGGAACAGATCACGCTGGCTGATGTGAATAAGCTGGCTGCAACGTTGATTACCGACGATAACCAGCTTGTTATTGTTCAGGCGCCGGAAAAGGACAAGGCTACATTGCCGACGGCCAACCAGCTTTTGGCTGCGGTGAAGAATGCGGGCGCCGGTGTTACGGCTTATGTTGACAATGCGGTCGACAAACCGCTTATCGCGAACATGCCCGCTGCCGGAAAGGTGGTTGGGGAAAGCAAGATCGCGGCAATTGACGCGACCGAGCTGACGTTGAGCAATGGCATTAAGGTGTTGTTAAAACGTACTGATTTTAAGAACGACCAGATCTTATTGTATTCTTTCGGTAAAGGCGGAACATCTTTGGCCAGCGATGCCGAACTGGAATCGGCCGGCGCGGTGGGACTGATCCCGCAAAGCGGTGTAGGGCCGTTTAACCCGACGCAACTGGGTAAGTTCTTAGCTGGCAACACGGGTCGCGCCGGCGCTTATGTGGGCGATCTTTATCAGGGTTTCAGCGGAAGCAGTTCTCCAAAGGACATCGAAACTGCTTTTCAGATGATCTATGCTTACGCTACCACGCCAAGGAAAGACCCGGAAATATTTAACAAGGCTATCAGCGACTATAAGGTTACGCTGAGCAACAAGAACAGTGATCCGGAAAGTGTGTTTGGCGATACAGTGCAGGCGGTGCTGTCGTCGTACCATAAAAGGGCTATGCCAACCGAGCTGTCTGACCTCGAGAAGATATCGCTCGACAAAGCTTTTGCTTTTTATAAGGCCCGTTTCGCTGATCTGGGTGAGCAAACATTTGTGATCGTTGGCGCCTTTGACATGAACACCATCAAGCCCCTTATTGAAAAGTATATCGCCAGTTTGCCAACAACTCCTGCTGTGCAGGATTTTAAAGACCACGGCATCCGTCCGCCTAAAGGCAAGGTGAGCAAGACCGTTTACAAAGGCCTGGAAGATAAAGCGGAAGTACGTCTGTACCTGCATGGCGATTATGACTATGCGAAGGCGACCAATACGCAGCTTCAGGCACTGAAGGCTGCTCTGGAAATTAAGGTACTGGAGCGCCTGAGAGAGAAGGAAAGTGGTGTTTATTCGCCTAGCGTGGGCTTAAGCCTGTCGAAAGAGCCCAATGCGCATTACTATTTTAGCATCTCGTTTAGCTGCGCACCGGCAAATGTGGAGAAGCTGATTGATGCTTCGTTGGATGAGGTGGCTAAAATCCGCGCCAATGGAGCTTCATCTGAAGACATCAGTAAGTTCAAATCTGAGGAGCAACGCCAGATGGAGCTCAGCGTGCGCGACAATAACTTTTGGCTCAATTACATAGTGAATCGCGTGAAGAACGGCGAACCGATGGACCAACTGCAAGGCTTTAAGCAGTCGCTCGAAGCTGTAAGTGCGGAAAGTACAAAGGCTGCGGCGCAGCAATACCTGACAGGAGAAAATTTTATCCGCCTGGTATTGATGCCTCAGAAATAAGCTTCGTTTAGCGTTATGCAGACTTATGAAAGGCCGCTTCTTTTCAGGAGGCGGCCTTTTTTAATTTAGTTGGCAGATGTTACGCCTTTGGCCTGAACACCGACCGGTCCGCTCGGTTCGCTCTCGTTCTTTAGCCTGTCGAGCGCTGTAACCAGGTAGTTGTACCTCTTGCCGGGTTCTATCTCGGTATCGATAAACGAGGTGAAGTCATTAAAGCTTATCTTTAGGATGTGCTTAGCTTCAAGAATGTCGATTTTGTCGCCCTCTTCAAAGCGGTAAATAACATATCCTGAAGCTGTCTCCCCGTCTTCTGCCTTAAGCGGATGCTTCCATTTGAGGTGTACCCCGTCGTTCATGGCATCGGCAATGAGCTCTTGCGGCTGATTGGGCACAACATCGTCGAGCCATGGCATTTGAGGCGGCAATGCCGGGTACTGGTACAAATTCTGCCTCAAAGAATCGGCCGTGCCCCGAGCGACGGTTGCCAGCGACTTAGAACTAAAGAATACACTGCCCTGCACGCGGTTGTTGTTTCTCAGATAGCGGATCTGGTTGGGTATCTGGTTTGGCTGCCGCCATGCAGCTTCCATCTTTTGGTTTACTAGGTAGGCTGCCTGACCGATATAGAGATGTCTGCCGTAGGTATTGTTGCTCCACCAGTCGACCAGCGTACCAAAAGGCGCTGCACTGCGGGTAAAGCTGAAGTAAATCTGCGGATTGATATAGTCGACCCAGCCTTCGCGCACCCATTTTCTGGAATCGGCGAACAGGGCGCCGTAGTTGGACAGTCCGTTGGTGGCCGATCCTTCAGGATCTTCGCTTCTGTTGCGCCAGATGCCGAATGGACTGATGCCGAACTTGACGTGCTTTTTATAATGGTGTATACTGTCGCCCAGCTGCTTGATGAGTCTATCTACGTTGTTTCTCCTCCAGTCGCCAATCTCTGCAAACTCACCTCCATACTGCTGAAAGGTTTTGCTATCGTCGATCCGCTGCCCCGAGACGGGATAAGGATAGAAATAGTCATCGAAATGGATACCGTCTACATCGTAGCCTTTAACCACGTCGAGGATCACCTGTACGATATATTCCCTTACCTCGGGTATGCCGGGATCGAACTGCTTTTTGCCGGCATAGGTGAAGAACCATTCAGGACGTTTGCGGGCCATGTGGTTCTCGTGCAAAGCTGCACCCGGACTCATCGACGCCCGGTAAGGATTGAACCAGGCATGCAGTTCCATTCCACGAAAGTGCGCTTCCTTGATGGCAAACTCTAGTGGGTCGTAACCTGGTGCTGGCGCGATGCCTTGTCTCCCCATGAGCCACTGGCTCCAGGGCTCCCTGGATTTTGCGTAGAATGCATCGGCCGCAGGCCGCACCTGCAGCACAATTGCGTTCATGCCATTCGCATGATGCTGCTCCAGGATGCCTATGAGCTCCTGCTTTTGTTTGTCGACGCTCAGCCCGGGCTTCGAGGGCCAGTCGATATTAGCTACCGTGGCCACCCACACACCTCTGAACTCGCGCTTTGGAGCAGTTTTTGATGTGGTTTGCGCGAATAGAGAGATTTGGACTGAGAAAAGTAGCGCAAGCCCGTAAATAATATGTTTTAGCATGCTGTATTGGTTCTCTGCTTGTGAATATAGTTTCATTTGTTGTGTTTTGTGGACTGTGTGTATCCGTAACCCTTAGCAAGTAAACGATTTTTTCGAAAGACTTATACAAAATTGTGCGTTTTTTTTACTTTAGTTGATTCGGCGCACAGCCATTGCTAGTGGATATTGTATTAATTATTGATTGATGTTGAACCAGAACGATACTATAAATAAAGGTGACCGTAATAAAATCTATTTTCTGGTAGTCGTCATTATCGCGCTGCTCGGCACAAACGCTTACCTCTTCTTTGAGGGCAAGCAGGAGAATGAGCGGTATGTGAGCATAAACACCGAAAAAGACCGTCTGCAGCTTGAGGTGGAAAAGATTGAAGTGGAACTGGACAGGCTTAACGAACTTAATGTTCAGCTTAGTGACAAGCTGGTTAACGAACAATCGCAGGCCAGAGAAAAGATCGCGGAACTGAAGGCCGCTCTTCAGAAGGCGGAGTTAACTAAGGCCGAACTGGAGACGGTGCAGGGAGAGGTTAGGAATCTCAGAGACTTTGTGCGCCAGCACAATGAACGCATCATTCTTTTGGAACGGGAAAACGCCTCGCTGAAAAATGAGGTGGACGTACTTAAAGAGACGGCTAGCCTGGCAGAGCAGCAGGCAAAGTCGCTTGCCGAAAAAAACACTGAACTGAATGCAAAGGTGCGTGCAAGTTCGGCGCTCAAGGCGTCAAACGTATCGGTTACGGCTTATCGCGTAAAGAGCAACGGACGGAACATTGAAGTGAGCCGGGCCAGCACGGCGAAAAAGCTGAGCGTGAGGTTTTCCATAGTTCCAAATGCCCTTGCAGAAAAAAACTATCACAAGATTTACTTGCGGGTGTTTGACCCGGCGGGCAACCTTATCGCGAATGAGAACAACATGTTTGAAGCGGAAGGAGAAGATATGCAATACAGCACGTCGACCTCCATATCTTACAACGACGACAATACAAGTTACACCATGGATTGGGTTAATCCGAACCCCTTTATGAAAGGCACCTATACGGTGATCATCTATTCAGACGGTTATACCATGGGCCGGTCGGAAATTGAACTACGATAGCGGGAAAGTGAGGTAAAAGGTCGTTCCGACACCATCAAAAGATTTAAAGGCTATACTTCCTCCGGCGTTTTCAATAGCTTGTTTTACAAAGGCGAGCCCCAATCCGGTACCAGACGACTTGGTGGTGAAGTTGGGCACGAATATCTTATCCTGAAGCCCGGTATCTATACCCTTGCCATTATCGTCGACCTCGATGTAGACGTTCTGCTGATCGCTTTTTACCAGAACTTGAATGCGACATGCCTCATTTGGTCTTGCAGCCTCAATTGCATTCTTAAAGAGGTTGTTGAAACTTCGAAGCAACTGGCCCTTATCGCCGATGACCACAACGTCCCTGCCTGCATGGTTGCGGATCAGTATTTCAACGTTGGAGGTGTTTGTAAATACATCTCTGGCCTGACCGATCACAGGCAGCAGCGAAAGCCGTTCCAGTTTGGTGTCGGGCATTTTAGCGAAATTCGAAAACTCGGACGCAATAGTAGATAAACTGTCGATTTGCTCAATAAAGGATTTGTTGAAGCGCTCGAACTTCTGTTCGAAGTTGGGATCGTTTTCCCGCCAAGATTTTTCCAGAAGTTGGACGCCCAGTTTTAAAGGCGTTAGCGGATTCTTTATCTCGTGTGCAACCTGTTTCGCCATTTCCCGCCAGGCGCTTTCACGCTCGGATCGCGCAAGCTTAGCCGCGCTTTCCTCAAGTGCGGCGATCATTTTGTTGTATTCTTTAATGAGCGAGCCGATTTCGTCGTGCCGATGCCATACAATCGGCTGGTTTCGTTGTCCGAGCTTGGTTTGCTTGATGCTTTCCTGAATAAAGGTAAGCGGAGCCGTGATCTGGTTCGCAAGAAAGACGGCGAGTATACCAATGCCGACAAACACAAGCGCATAAATATTGATGAGCAGGTTGATGAACACGCCGATCTTGTTCTGATAGTCGGCCTCGTTTGCATAGTAGGGTACGTTGATGTAGGCGACTGTGCGGTTTTGTCCATCGCGGATCGGTGCATAACCGGAGGCATAAGTAAACATGCCGACCTTCTCAGCGGGGTTGATGTATTCCGACCTTTGCAACTGACTTAGATGTATGAAGGCCCGCGAACCCATACGGCGGTTGATAATACCGAGGTCAAACATTCGCGGCAGGGATGTGAAGATCAATTGTCCATCGGTATCAAAAAGATTCAGATAAGAGGCGTTGATATCGGCAAACTGATTAAAGTCATTAACCGCTTTATCGCTCGGGTATGGTATGCCCGTACTCACAATCTGCCGCTCATATGACTCCTGTACTTTGCGCACCTTTTCTTTGATAACGTCTTCTTGTTGTATGCGGTAAACTTTACGCATATAGAAGTAGGTTGTCCAGCCGACAATGAGTAAGGTAGCCACTACGGAAAGTATAATCGAAAACTGTATTCGGGTTTTATATAAGATCTTGTTTGCATTGATCATTAAGGATCGGTTGATGTTGAACCAGCCCGTCCAGCTTTCATCGATATTCTTTAGGAGCCAGATCAGGATGTATAAGGTGATCGAAAAAAGAATGAACACCAACAGAAAGAATGATAGTGTAGCAAGACGGGTGATATAAGAAACGTTCTCGCGACTGATCACGACTACCTTGGAGGCACCGGGTGAATAGATCAGGTGCGAATAATTTGCGCTGTCTGCGGTGAACTCAATTCCTGGCTGATTATCGATCAGATTGTAATTTGTAAGTTTGTAAGTGTATTTGCCCGACTGGCTTTCCAGCTTACCGTCTTTGTAGAATGCTATAGAGTAATTTGCATAATCATCATCGCTGCCCGAACTGCGGTCCAGCAGTATCTCCGGAACCTGACCCCTGAAGTTATAGGGCTGCGTCTTGAGCTCGACAACAAGGGTGCCGAGGAACCTTTCGTCTTCTATGACAGGAATGATGCCAAAATAATGCTGGTACCCGAAAGCGTTATTTATTTTGTAAAAGAAATCGGATTCCTGCAGCTTGACTGAGCCGGACTGCACCATATTCTTAAAATAACCAAGTTTCGTGACCCGATCGCCATTCATCGGCAGTCCGGCATGATTGTAGGCATAAATATCGAATTCAAACTTTGGCAGGTACGTTTCGAGGTATTGGCGATTGATGTGCTTCCTAAGTTCAGCACCGCTGCTGAGGGCAGGCTGTTTGAAGTAATGCAGCACAAAGCTGTTGCCGAGCACGGCCTTTTCAAGACTACTGATTGCGCTGATTGTTTTGAAGTCTTCCGCATCTTCCAGTCTTTGCGCAATTGTGATCCGGCTAGTCCGTTCCTTTTCTTCGGTAAACTTCAGGTATTTTACAGAGGAGATAAACGCAAGACAAAAAAACAGCGCCGCAAAGATTCCTATTGAGAATTTCGCTCCGCGCTGATAGAAGTTCCAGCCCATGATGAATATAAATAGGGCATAGGCAATAAAAAAGACACTGAATTCGCTGAACATCCGATAGAGCAGATAAACAAGGAATAAGGTCAGGAACAGTACAAGCCGGTCTCTGTTAGATACCTTGAGTTGCAAGGTCTGCTGCATAAAGATTTGCGCAACCAAGTAGGTATTGAACCACACGAGGCACAAAATAACGATACTGACCCAGGTGATCCAGCCCAAATTGATGATATTTGTAATGTCGAAGTTGATCTTGGAGTTGATGATAAGTCCGAAAAACACCTGATCAAACAAATAGGCGAGTGCAGCAAAAGCGATAAGAAAAAAACCGTGTATAATAAGACCAACACTCCGGTTGTTTTGAAGCCAGTCTGGCGTTCGGTATTTCTCCGTATGCGTGTACATAAACAGAACAATCCAGGTTATGGCAATCACGTTTAACAGGAAATCACCCAGTGAGGGCATAAAAAAGCTTTCCGCATACACGTTCGGGCTGAAGATCAGCAGATCAAACTGCCGATTAAACCAACCGTATTCCAGGTCGCTGATCCGAACGGCCATGAAAAAACACATCAACAGCAACGTTCCGCCAACCGGATAACCTTTTTTTACCAGCCAACCGCAAAACGAATTAACAAACAGGCAGAAGCTAAATATGCCAATGATCCACAGCCACAGTTCAATGGTTGAATAGATGCTTTTGGAATAATTCGGCTTGAGCTTTACTTCGAAAAAGAGTTTACCCTCCAGATTGTGAACCCCGTAAACCTGCTTGTCGGTGAACACGGCCAGTTCAAGAGCATTAGTTTCCGATAGCAGGGGCGATATCTGGTTACTCAGATATTCGTTCTGAACCGGGTAATTTGTCCTGATCTCGATCAGGAAAATGATGTCATAAGCCCCGGAGGTTTTTTTGATCAACTCGTACCAGCCGTTAGACAACTGCACAAAGGATGAGCCTTCGCGAATGAATTCAGGGTTTGGAGGAATCGCCTTAAATGAGCTCCAGAACCTTAACCGTCCGTCTTTATATGTAAGGATGTTAATGCCCTGATCACGATAGTTGTTGATAAAATTGAGCGCATAGGCTTCGTTCAGGTGATAACGTTTGGCGCTTTCGACCTGTCTGGCGCTCAACAAAAAATTGTGGATGATCTCCTCTTTCTCCTTCAGGCTGTTTTGAAGCTTGGATGCCTCATATTTCAATAGTTCTTCCTTGGAGATAGAGTGCTTAAGCGAAATAGCTGTAACAATACAGCAGGCACCCAGTATCAATAATAGAAATCTGATGTTACCTGCTATACTCATCGCTATGTCATTGAATCAGGATCTGTCGAACAATTAGGCTGTTGCCGAAGCTGTTTGCACCTCTTTGCTCA
Coding sequences within it:
- the nagB gene encoding glucosamine-6-phosphate deaminase; its protein translation is MARLNLLEETRFEKLPVSVFDTPQSASLHVAKRIAGLIKRKQQLNEQAVLGLATGATPVGVYAELIRMHKEEGLSFRNVTTFNLDEYYPMQPNAAQSYVSFMNEQLFDHIDIDKQNVHIPDGTLDLENIPVFCLDYERKITEAGGLDIQVLGIGRTGHIGFNEPGSAPNSGTRLVTLDDLTRRDAARDFGGKSFVPTKAITMGIGTIFKAREIILMAWNKKKAPIIKKAVEGEISSEVPATYLQLSEHVEFILDQDAASMLTRFDTPWLVKDCVWDEKLTRKAVIWLANHIGKPVLKLTEDDYNNNGMAQLAVDRGPVYNINIDIFNKLQHTITGWPGGKPNADDSQRPERAMPAKKRSIIFSPHPDDDVISMGGTFIRLVDQGHDVHVAYQTSGNTAVWDDDVLRFVEFNIDFSEKMGHEQPELKKMYQDMRAFMELKRPNQVDTPEIQTVKGLIRKGEAIAGARYCGLDDDHIHFMALPFYESGKSHKNPVTDLDVELTMKLLQQVKPHQVFAAGDFEDPHGTHIVCFNIILRALRRLAETEDWVKDCWLWMYRGAWQEFETHEIEMAVPLSPQEVERKKFAIFKHQSQKDKAVFPGDDAREFWKRAEDRNRETAQAYDNLGLADYEAMEAFVRFPFL
- a CDS encoding M16 family metallopeptidase produces the protein MKRRFKVLYLGFAALVMLGAPVFGQKKPAQPKKAVATTKKASAAAGQQTGTPIPVDPNVKIGKLPNGLTYYIRKNTEPNKRAELYLANRIGSLMEEDDQQGLAHFTEHMAFNGTKDFPKNEMINYLQKAGVRFGADLNAYTGFDRTVYQLPIPTDSAELFRTGVKILANWAGKIVMEAEEIDKERGVIIEEDRARGKNAQERMSKQLLPVLLKDSRYANRLPIGKLDILQTFTHDKIRNFYRDWYRPNLQAVIAVGDFDVNEVEQLIKANFSELTNPANPRPRLKYDLPDNKEPLVKIITDPEQQYNVAQVIYKQRGGSMKTLADYRKSLMYSMINSMLRSRLQEILQKDNAPFIDVQTSYGPYQGGLVPGIMALQTGVASSSGATLETAVKAALAENVRASKFGFLQSELDVARKNILASSEKQFREKDKTSSSAFVQQYLNHFLTEAPIPSIEYMYTQTAKLMEQITLADVNKLAATLITDDNQLVIVQAPEKDKATLPTANQLLAAVKNAGAGVTAYVDNAVDKPLIANMPAAGKVVGESKIAAIDATELTLSNGIKVLLKRTDFKNDQILLYSFGKGGTSLASDAELESAGAVGLIPQSGVGPFNPTQLGKFLAGNTGRAGAYVGDLYQGFSGSSSPKDIETAFQMIYAYATTPRKDPEIFNKAISDYKVTLSNKNSDPESVFGDTVQAVLSSYHKRAMPTELSDLEKISLDKAFAFYKARFADLGEQTFVIVGAFDMNTIKPLIEKYIASLPTTPAVQDFKDHGIRPPKGKVSKTVYKGLEDKAEVRLYLHGDYDYAKATNTQLQALKAALEIKVLERLREKESGVYSPSVGLSLSKEPNAHYYFSISFSCAPANVEKLIDASLDEVAKIRANGASSEDISKFKSEEQRQMELSVRDNNFWLNYIVNRVKNGEPMDQLQGFKQSLEAVSAESTKAAAQQYLTGENFIRLVLMPQK
- a CDS encoding glycoside hydrolase family 10 protein, giving the protein MKLYSQAENQYSMLKHIIYGLALLFSVQISLFAQTTSKTAPKREFRGVWVATVANIDWPSKPGLSVDKQKQELIGILEQHHANGMNAIVLQVRPAADAFYAKSREPWSQWLMGRQGIAPAPGYDPLEFAIKEAHFRGMELHAWFNPYRASMSPGAALHENHMARKRPEWFFTYAGKKQFDPGIPEVREYIVQVILDVVKGYDVDGIHFDDYFYPYPVSGQRIDDSKTFQQYGGEFAEIGDWRRNNVDRLIKQLGDSIHHYKKHVKFGISPFGIWRNRSEDPEGSATNGLSNYGALFADSRKWVREGWVDYINPQIYFSFTRSAAPFGTLVDWWSNNTYGRHLYIGQAAYLVNQKMEAAWRQPNQIPNQIRYLRNNNRVQGSVFFSSKSLATVARGTADSLRQNLYQYPALPPQMPWLDDVVPNQPQELIADAMNDGVHLKWKHPLKAEDGETASGYVIYRFEEGDKIDILEAKHILKISFNDFTSFIDTEIEPGKRYNYLVTALDRLKNESEPSGPVGVQAKGVTSAN
- a CDS encoding coiled-coil domain-containing protein gives rise to the protein MLNQNDTINKGDRNKIYFLVVVIIALLGTNAYLFFEGKQENERYVSINTEKDRLQLEVEKIEVELDRLNELNVQLSDKLVNEQSQAREKIAELKAALQKAELTKAELETVQGEVRNLRDFVRQHNERIILLERENASLKNEVDVLKETASLAEQQAKSLAEKNTELNAKVRASSALKASNVSVTAYRVKSNGRNIEVSRASTAKKLSVRFSIVPNALAEKNYHKIYLRVFDPAGNLIANENNMFEAEGEDMQYSTSTSISYNDDNTSYTMDWVNPNPFMKGTYTVIIYSDGYTMGRSEIELR
- a CDS encoding sensor histidine kinase, which codes for MSIAGNIRFLLLILGACCIVTAISLKHSISKEELLKYEASKLQNSLKEKEEIIHNFLLSARQVESAKRYHLNEAYALNFINNYRDQGINILTYKDGRLRFWSSFKAIPPNPEFIREGSSFVQLSNGWYELIKKTSGAYDIIFLIEIRTNYPVQNEYLSNQISPLLSETNALELAVFTDKQVYGVHNLEGKLFFEVKLKPNYSKSIYSTIELWLWIIGIFSFCLFVNSFCGWLVKKGYPVGGTLLLMCFFMAVRISDLEYGWFNRQFDLLIFSPNVYAESFFMPSLGDFLLNVIAITWIVLFMYTHTEKYRTPDWLQNNRSVGLIIHGFFLIAFAALAYLFDQVFFGLIINSKINFDITNIINLGWITWVSIVILCLVWFNTYLVAQIFMQQTLQLKVSNRDRLVLFLTLFLVYLLYRMFSEFSVFFIAYALFIFIMGWNFYQRGAKFSIGIFAALFFCLAFISSVKYLKFTEEKERTSRITIAQRLEDAEDFKTISAISSLEKAVLGNSFVLHYFKQPALSSGAELRKHINRQYLETYLPKFEFDIYAYNHAGLPMNGDRVTKLGYFKNMVQSGSVKLQESDFFYKINNAFGYQHYFGIIPVIEDERFLGTLVVELKTQPYNFRGQVPEILLDRSSGSDDDYANYSIAFYKDGKLESQSGKYTYKLTNYNLIDNQPGIEFTADSANYSHLIYSPGASKVVVISRENVSYITRLATLSFFLLVFILFSITLYILIWLLKNIDESWTGWFNINRSLMINANKILYKTRIQFSIILSVVATLLIVGWTTYFYMRKVYRIQQEDVIKEKVRKVQESYERQIVSTGIPYPSDKAVNDFNQFADINASYLNLFDTDGQLIFTSLPRMFDLGIINRRMGSRAFIHLSQLQRSEYINPAEKVGMFTYASGYAPIRDGQNRTVAYINVPYYANEADYQNKIGVFINLLINIYALVFVGIGILAVFLANQITAPLTFIQESIKQTKLGQRNQPIVWHRHDEIGSLIKEYNKMIAALEESAAKLARSERESAWREMAKQVAHEIKNPLTPLKLGVQLLEKSWRENDPNFEQKFERFNKSFIEQIDSLSTIASEFSNFAKMPDTKLERLSLLPVIGQARDVFTNTSNVEILIRNHAGRDVVVIGDKGQLLRSFNNLFKNAIEAARPNEACRIQVLVKSDQQNVYIEVDDNGKGIDTGLQDKIFVPNFTTKSSGTGLGLAFVKQAIENAGGSIAFKSFDGVGTTFYLTFPLS